From the genome of Terriglobia bacterium, one region includes:
- a CDS encoding NADH-quinone oxidoreductase subunit I: protein MTPVKGGYAVDVPTINVSERARSENATFWSTFRAFGVTIRHMMKSLFKGDNPTIYYPEQSRPYSERFRGTHILTVRGDGSLKCVACYMCATICPAECIYIEAGEHPNPEIEKFPERFDIDMMRCIYCGFCVDACPEEAIIMSREHHQSVYNRSETIYTIEKLMARPGIDAKGPGYRPNRPLAEAKIFNKEEQKECAFPSVIEERHPAVLYESMIRRRG from the coding sequence TTGACTCCCGTTAAAGGCGGTTACGCCGTCGATGTTCCAACCATCAATGTCAGTGAACGGGCCCGCAGTGAAAACGCCACCTTCTGGTCAACGTTCCGCGCTTTCGGCGTAACCATTCGCCATATGATGAAGAGCCTGTTCAAGGGCGACAACCCGACGATTTATTACCCAGAACAATCGCGGCCCTATTCGGAGCGGTTCCGCGGAACGCACATCCTGACTGTCCGCGGTGACGGCAGCCTGAAGTGCGTTGCGTGTTACATGTGCGCGACGATTTGCCCGGCGGAGTGCATCTATATCGAAGCAGGTGAGCATCCGAATCCGGAAATCGAGAAGTTTCCGGAGCGCTTCGACATCGACATGATGCGATGCATCTACTGCGGCTTCTGCGTCGATGCGTGTCCGGAAGAGGCGATCATCATGAGCCGGGAGCATCACCAATCCGTTTACAACCGGTCCGAAACGATTTACACCATCGAAAAACTGATGGCGCGCCCGGGAATCGATGCAAAAGGTCCAGGTTACAGACCGAACCGTCCGCTTGCGGAAGCAAAGATTTTCAATAAAGAAGAACAGAAGGAATGTGCATTTCCCTCGGTCATCGAAGAGCGGCATCCCGCCGTTCTTTATGAGTCGATGATCCGTCGAAGGGGATAA
- a CDS encoding secondary thiamine-phosphate synthase enzyme YjbQ: MPWIQRIVRLKPRSRGFHVVTSEVVAQLPELRTIETGLLHLFIQHTSASIFINENVSPEVRRDLERHLGELVPDGPHHYEHTLEGDDDMPAHIKASLLGSSLTIPIGHGTLLLGAWQGIYLGEHRNNGGTRTIVATLSGEN; this comes from the coding sequence ATGCCCTGGATTCAACGCATCGTCCGTCTAAAGCCCCGCAGCCGGGGCTTTCACGTGGTTACCAGTGAAGTCGTGGCGCAACTTCCGGAGCTTCGCACGATTGAAACCGGGCTGCTTCACCTTTTCATCCAGCACACGTCGGCTTCCATTTTCATCAATGAGAACGTGAGCCCTGAAGTGCGGCGCGATCTGGAGCGGCATCTTGGCGAACTTGTTCCCGACGGACCTCATCACTACGAGCACACGCTCGAAGGCGATGACGATATGCCGGCGCACATCAAAGCGTCATTGCTGGGAAGCAGTCTGACCATCCCCATCGGACATGGGACACTGCTTCTCGGCGCCTGGCAGGGCATCTACCTCGGCGAACATCGCAATAACGGCGGCACCCGCACGATTGTCGCGACCCTCTCCGGCGAGAATTAG
- a CDS encoding acetyl-CoA C-acetyltransferase produces MKPVFIASAVRTAIGKFGGTLASLSAADLGVIAVKEAISRAGIEPGEVNEVIIGHARGAGNGPNPARQISYRSGIPQEIPAYTVNKACGSGLKAIILGCQEIMLGNSEVIAAGGTESMSNVPYMVEQARWGLRMGNHHFIDGMYRDGFYCPLSELVMGETAENLAAMYKISREEQDEFALTSHQRAAIATKTKRFAEELVPVRVPGKKGEVLELGKDEHIRMDASLAAMQKLSPVFTKTGTITAANSSGITDGAAAVVLVSEQEAARRKLRPLARIIDYAIAGVDPKIMGIGPVPAVRKFLSKSGMKLEQFELVEINEAFGAQVIACLRELPIDRERLNVNGGAIALGHPIGCTGTRIVTTLVHEMRKRTVRHGLATLCVSGGMGVALGVELL; encoded by the coding sequence ATGAAACCGGTATTTATCGCTTCTGCTGTCCGAACGGCGATCGGAAAATTCGGCGGCACACTTGCTTCCCTCAGCGCGGCTGATCTGGGCGTCATTGCGGTAAAAGAGGCCATTTCCCGCGCCGGGATCGAACCCGGCGAAGTAAACGAAGTCATCATCGGACATGCGCGCGGCGCCGGGAACGGGCCGAACCCTGCGCGACAAATCAGTTACCGCTCAGGCATACCTCAGGAAATCCCGGCGTATACGGTCAATAAAGCATGCGGTTCGGGATTGAAAGCCATCATTCTCGGATGCCAGGAGATTATGCTGGGTAACAGCGAGGTCATCGCCGCCGGCGGGACCGAGTCCATGAGCAACGTGCCTTACATGGTGGAGCAGGCACGATGGGGCCTGCGGATGGGCAACCATCACTTCATCGACGGGATGTACAGGGACGGATTCTATTGCCCGTTGTCCGAACTCGTCATGGGAGAAACCGCCGAAAATCTCGCCGCCATGTACAAAATATCGCGCGAAGAACAGGATGAATTTGCTCTGACCAGCCATCAACGCGCGGCCATAGCTACGAAAACCAAAAGATTCGCCGAGGAACTGGTACCCGTTCGTGTGCCCGGTAAAAAAGGAGAAGTCCTGGAACTCGGCAAGGATGAGCACATCCGGATGGATGCCTCACTCGCCGCTATGCAAAAGCTTTCTCCGGTGTTCACCAAAACGGGCACAATTACAGCTGCCAATTCCTCGGGCATTACCGACGGCGCTGCGGCCGTGGTTCTGGTCTCGGAACAGGAAGCAGCCCGGCGAAAGTTGCGTCCTCTGGCGCGCATCATTGATTATGCTATTGCGGGCGTCGATCCGAAAATCATGGGCATCGGCCCGGTTCCGGCGGTCCGGAAATTTCTTTCGAAATCGGGGATGAAGCTTGAACAGTTCGAGCTCGTTGAAATCAACGAGGCGTTCGGCGCTCAGGTCATCGCCTGTCTGCGGGAATTACCGATCGATCGGGAGCGGTTGAATGTGAATGGCGGCGCGATCGCGTTAGGGCACCCGATCGGCTGTACGGGAACTCGAATCGTAACGACGCTCGTCCATGAAATGCGGAAACGAACAGTGCGCCATGGCCTGGCCACGCTGTGCGTCAGCGGTGGTATGGGCGTTGCGCTTGGAGTCGAATTATTGTGA
- a CDS encoding VWA domain-containing protein gives MKIRRLLLMVIAAFLIAGMLIAQGPKKDIGTNVPLSPVTPSPSTPDRSGPPTKGEKPENLPPQTGLSIDVDVVSFDVVVTDQNGNPVSGLKKGDFKVFDNDIEQTVSNFSSTDAPLTVVVLAEFSNTFGYYYDNVVEPAYGFIQSLRQDDWAALIAFDIRPEILTDFTKNKSELVDGLRRMRIPAYSETCLYDAVYDTLQRLENVDGKKAIFLLATGLDTNISKHTYGEALKKAETSDTMIYAVSMGQLARLYYESRLSPIAEITFLQADNVMRSIAEATGGTAWFPRFQGEYPGIYQLVSANLRNEYSLGFVPKERKNDGKFHKLRVEVPPMDVNHNGKPIKFKVRNKKGYYAPKT, from the coding sequence ATGAAAATAAGGCGTCTGCTTTTGATGGTGATCGCCGCGTTCCTGATCGCCGGGATGCTGATCGCGCAAGGGCCAAAGAAGGACATCGGCACTAATGTGCCATTGTCCCCGGTAACTCCATCTCCCTCGACGCCAGACCGGTCCGGTCCGCCGACCAAAGGCGAAAAGCCCGAAAATCTGCCGCCGCAGACCGGACTATCCATCGATGTGGACGTCGTCTCCTTCGATGTTGTTGTCACAGACCAGAACGGGAACCCCGTCAGCGGCCTGAAAAAGGGTGATTTCAAGGTTTTCGATAACGACATCGAACAGACGGTGAGCAATTTCAGCTCTACGGATGCCCCGCTGACCGTGGTCGTTCTCGCGGAGTTCAGCAATACCTTCGGATACTATTACGACAATGTCGTGGAGCCGGCGTATGGCTTCATCCAGAGCCTCCGCCAGGACGATTGGGCCGCGCTGATCGCATTCGACATCCGGCCCGAGATCCTGACCGATTTCACCAAGAATAAATCCGAACTTGTCGATGGATTACGCCGGATGCGGATTCCCGCATACAGCGAGACCTGTCTCTACGATGCGGTCTACGACACGCTGCAGCGGCTCGAAAATGTCGACGGGAAAAAAGCCATCTTCCTGCTCGCCACCGGCCTGGATACGAATATCAGCAAGCACACCTACGGCGAAGCGTTGAAGAAAGCGGAAACCTCCGACACGATGATCTACGCCGTCAGTATGGGACAGCTCGCGCGCCTGTACTATGAATCGAGATTGTCGCCTATCGCGGAAATCACCTTCCTGCAGGCCGATAATGTGATGAGGTCGATTGCCGAAGCCACCGGCGGCACAGCCTGGTTCCCGCGCTTCCAGGGCGAATATCCGGGCATTTATCAACTCGTCAGCGCGAATCTTCGGAATGAATATAGCCTCGGCTTCGTTCCCAAAGAACGTAAGAACGACGGTAAATTTCATAAGTTGAGAGTTGAAGTCCCGCCGATGGATGTCAATCACAACGGAAAGCCCATAAAGTTCAAAGTCCGGAATAAAAAAGGCTATTACGCGCCGAAGACGTAG
- the amrB gene encoding AmmeMemoRadiSam system protein B — MIRKPAVAGRFYPGEAGELRRMVQGFIAPSGNRRKAIGLVVPHAGYVYSGPVAGAVYSSIHLPARNIVLCPNHTGFGPPLSIMKSGSWQTPLGEMPIDEELSEALMAADPQLQDDMEAHRFEHATEVQLPFMQQCGPAGLRFVPLTIGTGSFDRLQKLGQAIAKVVEQVAPEALIIASSDMNHYESDAITRVKDRKAIDQILAMNPEGLFETVKREKISMCGYGPTVAMLTASKLLGAATAELVKYATSGEASLDFDYVVGYAGLLIS; from the coding sequence ATGATTCGCAAGCCTGCAGTGGCTGGCCGGTTTTATCCCGGCGAAGCCGGCGAGCTTCGCCGGATGGTCCAGGGATTCATCGCGCCGTCCGGAAATCGCCGGAAAGCGATCGGACTTGTCGTGCCCCATGCCGGATATGTTTATTCCGGCCCTGTGGCGGGCGCTGTTTATTCATCCATTCACCTGCCGGCCCGCAATATCGTGCTTTGCCCCAACCACACCGGCTTCGGCCCACCGCTTTCGATCATGAAGTCCGGTTCCTGGCAGACGCCGTTGGGCGAGATGCCGATCGATGAGGAACTGTCGGAGGCGCTGATGGCCGCCGATCCTCAGCTTCAGGACGATATGGAAGCCCACCGGTTTGAGCACGCAACGGAGGTTCAACTGCCATTCATGCAGCAGTGCGGACCGGCAGGACTTCGATTTGTTCCACTCACCATCGGCACAGGCAGCTTCGATCGTCTTCAGAAGCTCGGGCAAGCCATCGCAAAAGTTGTTGAACAGGTTGCGCCGGAGGCATTGATCATTGCTTCGAGTGACATGAATCACTACGAGTCCGATGCCATTACGCGGGTGAAGGACCGCAAGGCGATCGATCAGATCCTGGCCATGAATCCCGAAGGTTTATTCGAGACGGTGAAGCGCGAGAAGATCTCGATGTGCGGCTATGGCCCAACCGTGGCGATGCTCACCGCGTCAAAGCTGCTGGGCGCCGCGACGGCAGAGCTCGTGAAGTATGCGACGTCCGGGGAAGCGTCCCTCGACTTCGATTACGTCGTCGGTTACGCCGGGCTCCTTATTTCTTAG
- the ruvC gene encoding crossover junction endodeoxyribonuclease RuvC: MRVLGVDCGSRITGYGVIDTDGADCVYIRCGAIRPKPADPLASRLKCIYDGLAEIIQELQPEAAAFESLFYATNVQSALKLGHARGVSMFAAAEANLPVFEYSPLEVKSAVTGYGRAEKPQVQQMVRALLKLNAPPEPLDASDALAVAICHIHTYRFNKSLAAHP, encoded by the coding sequence ATGCGGGTTCTCGGCGTCGATTGCGGATCCCGCATCACAGGTTACGGCGTCATCGATACCGATGGCGCCGATTGTGTTTATATCCGTTGCGGAGCCATCCGGCCGAAGCCTGCCGATCCGCTTGCAAGCCGGCTGAAGTGCATTTACGACGGCCTCGCGGAAATCATTCAAGAGCTCCAGCCGGAAGCCGCGGCTTTCGAAAGCCTGTTTTATGCCACCAATGTCCAGAGCGCGCTGAAGCTCGGACATGCGCGTGGGGTCTCGATGTTCGCCGCAGCCGAAGCGAATCTGCCTGTATTTGAATATTCCCCGCTGGAGGTCAAAAGCGCCGTCACCGGCTACGGCCGGGCCGAGAAACCGCAGGTCCAGCAGATGGTACGCGCACTCTTGAAACTGAACGCGCCACCCGAGCCCCTGGATGCATCCGACGCTCTGGCAGTGGCGATCTGTCATATTCACACCTATCGATTCAACAAATCTCTGGCGGCACATCCATGA
- a CDS encoding YebC/PmpR family DNA-binding transcriptional regulator → MSGHSKWHSIKHKKGAIDAKRGRMFTKVIKEITIAARIGGGDPEGNPRLRKAISDAKELNMPADNIKRAVQKGTGELEGGQLDELMYEGYGPAGVAMIVDVVTDNRNRTVSEIRHVFSKNGGNMGESGSVAWMFSKKGYIAIEKSKGDEETLMTLAIDAGADDFTSDESNYEIYTSPEAFDKVLTAVKAKGIEPETAEVSMIPQNYVKVEGKTAQQVIKLMEALDEHDDVQHVYGNFDIEESELAEAVS, encoded by the coding sequence ATGTCCGGCCATTCCAAGTGGCACAGTATCAAACACAAAAAAGGCGCCATCGATGCAAAACGCGGGCGCATGTTCACGAAAGTCATCAAAGAAATCACTATCGCGGCCAGAATCGGCGGCGGGGATCCGGAGGGCAACCCGCGGCTCCGAAAAGCGATCTCGGACGCCAAAGAATTGAACATGCCGGCCGACAACATCAAACGCGCGGTCCAGAAAGGAACCGGCGAGCTCGAGGGCGGACAGCTCGATGAACTTATGTATGAAGGCTACGGGCCCGCCGGCGTCGCCATGATCGTCGACGTGGTCACCGACAATCGTAATCGTACGGTGAGCGAGATCCGTCACGTGTTCTCGAAAAACGGCGGGAACATGGGTGAATCCGGTTCCGTCGCATGGATGTTCAGCAAAAAGGGCTATATCGCCATCGAAAAATCCAAAGGCGATGAAGAAACGCTCATGACCCTGGCGATCGACGCCGGCGCGGACGATTTCACCAGCGACGAGTCGAACTACGAAATCTACACCTCTCCCGAAGCGTTCGATAAGGTGCTGACCGCTGTGAAGGCCAAGGGCATCGAACCGGAAACCGCCGAAGTTTCGATGATTCCTCAGAATTACGTCAAGGTTGAGGGCAAGACGGCGCAGCAGGTCATCAAGCTGATGGAGGCGCTGGACGAGCACGACGACGTGCAGCATGTGTACGGGAATTTCGATATCGAGGAATCCGAACTGGCCGAAGCGGTTTCATAA
- a CDS encoding DUF2304 family protein: protein MFVLVAKIFAVVLAVIAISKSYVDFRARLESLQIFLFWMFTWLAIVVVALFPSIIDYILGSFGGGRAGLGTVFGMGLVFLYFLAYRMYVKIGRVEQKLTKTVQELALREGKIAAKGTKG, encoded by the coding sequence ATGTTTGTGCTGGTTGCCAAAATCTTTGCGGTTGTCCTCGCCGTGATCGCGATATCGAAAAGCTATGTCGACTTCCGGGCGCGCCTCGAGTCGCTGCAGATTTTTCTGTTCTGGATGTTCACGTGGCTGGCGATCGTCGTCGTAGCGCTGTTTCCCTCGATCATCGATTACATCCTCGGCTCGTTCGGAGGCGGGCGGGCCGGCCTCGGTACCGTGTTCGGGATGGGCCTGGTGTTCCTGTATTTTCTGGCCTACCGCATGTATGTGAAGATCGGGCGCGTCGAACAGAAGTTGACCAAAACGGTGCAGGAACTCGCTCTTCGAGAGGGGAAAATAGCCGCAAAAGGCACAAAAGGCTAG
- a CDS encoding glycosyltransferase family 2 protein: MSRRKTAAVVIPAHNEAPIIASVLANIPAEIRSHQVIPIVIDDGSDDDTSAAARGAGAIVIRHLTNLGVGAATTTGFRAAQEIGADIIVTMDADGQHDPREITTLVECLLDGPFDVVIGSRLLMHDGMPPLRFAANLVLNGLTFLVYGKIVSDSQSGFKAFTRGAIDRMELNCAGYEICSEMVGEIYRKNFRYKSIPVCAVYTPYSRAKGQPFLNGVNLILGLFMRLVRR, encoded by the coding sequence ATGTCCCGACGCAAAACCGCAGCTGTCGTGATTCCGGCGCACAACGAAGCGCCGATTATTGCGTCAGTTCTTGCGAATATCCCTGCGGAGATCCGGTCGCACCAGGTCATCCCTATCGTGATCGATGACGGCTCGGACGACGATACTTCCGCAGCAGCGCGGGGAGCCGGCGCAATCGTGATCCGGCATTTGACGAATCTGGGAGTCGGGGCGGCAACGACCACGGGCTTCCGTGCGGCCCAGGAAATCGGCGCGGACATCATTGTGACCATGGATGCGGACGGTCAACACGACCCGCGCGAGATCACGACTCTGGTGGAATGCCTGCTCGACGGTCCGTTTGATGTCGTCATCGGGAGCCGGCTTTTGATGCATGACGGCATGCCTCCGTTACGGTTTGCAGCGAACCTCGTCTTAAATGGTCTGACCTTTCTGGTCTATGGAAAGATCGTTTCGGATTCGCAGTCGGGCTTCAAGGCTTTCACTCGGGGCGCCATTGACCGTATGGAACTGAATTGCGCCGGGTACGAAATCTGTTCCGAAATGGTCGGAGAGATCTACCGCAAAAACTTCCGGTACAAATCGATTCCGGTCTGCGCGGTTTATACGCCATACTCGCGCGCGAAGGGACAACCTTTTCTGAACGGCGTGAATCTGATTCTGGGCCTCTTCATGCGTCTTGTGAGACGATAA
- a CDS encoding glycosyltransferase: MPAAGTAPKVSVVMPVYNAEKYVTKAIDSILNQTLKDFEFIIVDDGSTDRTPAILESYAASDSRVILHRQPNCGLIATLNRACSLAQGSYIARMDADDISLPPRLEKQVHYLEHHPEVGVLGTWIQDIGAADEPGPIWPLPTTPATIRWFLMFGNCIAHPSVMARREIIQNLGYRPEAPHVEDYDLWIRASALTAVANLPEVLLRYRVRGESASSRNLAAQSDHAARLRHRLRAEVLGSESDDMQRESSGLVLKLYDAFRRKHLLNRGDASEITLDVFRRFYLSKESEKAWRSLLPLVPDSFSIRTGIKTLRYCLFYARNLQHGFTTQRRQC; the protein is encoded by the coding sequence ATGCCTGCTGCCGGCACTGCCCCGAAAGTCTCCGTTGTCATGCCCGTCTATAACGCGGAAAAGTACGTTACGAAGGCCATCGACAGCATTCTCAACCAGACTCTGAAGGACTTTGAATTCATCATCGTCGACGACGGGTCGACGGACCGGACACCTGCAATACTCGAATCGTACGCGGCGAGTGATTCGCGCGTCATTCTTCACCGGCAGCCGAATTGCGGATTGATAGCCACGTTGAACCGCGCCTGCAGTCTGGCACAGGGTAGTTATATTGCGCGAATGGACGCGGACGACATCAGTCTGCCTCCGCGGCTGGAGAAACAGGTTCATTATCTCGAACATCATCCCGAAGTCGGTGTGCTCGGAACGTGGATTCAAGACATCGGCGCCGCCGATGAACCGGGACCGATCTGGCCTCTGCCGACAACTCCCGCAACCATCCGATGGTTTCTGATGTTCGGTAACTGCATCGCGCACCCCAGTGTGATGGCCCGCCGCGAAATCATTCAAAATCTCGGATACAGGCCGGAAGCACCGCATGTTGAAGACTATGACCTGTGGATTCGCGCCAGCGCGCTGACCGCCGTCGCGAATCTGCCCGAGGTGCTTCTCCGGTATCGCGTGCGCGGTGAAAGCGCTTCGAGCCGCAACCTGGCGGCCCAGTCGGATCATGCCGCAAGGCTGCGGCACAGGCTCCGCGCCGAAGTCCTGGGCAGCGAATCCGATGATATGCAACGCGAGAGCAGCGGACTCGTACTGAAGTTGTACGACGCCTTTCGGCGGAAACATTTATTGAATCGCGGCGATGCGTCCGAAATCACACTGGACGTGTTCAGAAGATTTTACCTGTCCAAAGAGAGTGAAAAAGCGTGGCGTTCGCTATTACCGCTGGTCCCCGATTCATTCTCCATCCGGACCGGGATCAAAACGCTTCGCTACTGCCTCTTTTATGCGCGAAACCTTCAGCACGGCTTCACGACGCAAAGGCGGCAATGTTAG
- a CDS encoding glycosyltransferase, with amino-acid sequence MRILYVALKYDYGDAARGYSFEHYNFFDFFQKSGHDVIYFDFMDIMKSKGRGNMNRQLVEAVKTRKPELMFCVLFKDGLAQKTVRHISDLPDTTTLNWFCDDHWRFDNYSRFWAPQFNWVVTTARSAVPKYAEVELRNVVKSQWGCNHLLYRKLDLPLQYDVTFVGQPHGNRREMVDALRKSGIDVHCFGYGWEGGRVSQEDMIHIFNQSRININFSNASVKSTAGGFGRIASGLDWAANSLDQVPFGGAIKNAGRGIVNAAQSRNVSAGDQLPAGYAEQIKGRNFEVPGCGGFLLTSKADDLETYYELDREVVCFDGIGGLTEKIKYYLAHEDERAAIAQRGYERTLRDHTYARRFEEIFKRAGLS; translated from the coding sequence ATGAGGATCCTCTATGTCGCGCTGAAATATGACTATGGGGACGCTGCGCGCGGCTACAGCTTCGAGCATTACAACTTTTTCGATTTCTTCCAGAAGTCCGGCCACGATGTTATTTACTTCGACTTCATGGACATCATGAAGTCGAAGGGCAGAGGGAACATGAACAGACAGCTGGTCGAAGCCGTCAAAACCCGGAAACCCGAGTTGATGTTCTGTGTCCTTTTCAAAGATGGACTGGCGCAGAAGACGGTGCGGCACATCTCCGATTTGCCGGACACAACGACGCTCAACTGGTTTTGCGACGATCACTGGCGGTTTGACAATTACTCACGTTTCTGGGCCCCGCAGTTCAATTGGGTCGTCACAACGGCGAGGAGCGCGGTACCCAAATATGCCGAGGTTGAGCTGCGCAATGTGGTGAAGAGTCAGTGGGGATGCAATCATCTCCTCTATCGCAAGCTCGATTTGCCTTTACAGTACGACGTAACGTTCGTGGGACAACCGCACGGGAACCGGCGGGAAATGGTGGATGCACTGAGGAAGAGCGGCATTGACGTCCATTGCTTCGGGTACGGATGGGAAGGAGGCCGGGTTTCGCAGGAAGATATGATCCACATCTTCAATCAGAGCCGCATCAACATAAACTTCTCGAATGCTTCCGTGAAGAGCACCGCGGGTGGATTCGGTCGAATCGCCTCAGGTCTGGACTGGGCAGCGAACTCGCTGGATCAGGTGCCGTTCGGAGGCGCTATAAAAAATGCCGGCCGCGGAATTGTGAACGCGGCTCAGAGCCGCAATGTTTCGGCGGGTGACCAACTGCCTGCGGGTTATGCCGAGCAGATCAAAGGAAGAAATTTCGAAGTGCCCGGATGCGGGGGTTTCCTTTTGACTTCAAAGGCCGATGATCTTGAAACGTACTACGAGCTGGATCGAGAGGTGGTGTGCTTTGATGGAATCGGCGGCCTGACGGAAAAAATCAAATATTACCTTGCCCACGAAGATGAGCGCGCGGCAATCGCGCAGCGTGGCTATGAGCGCACTCTTCGCGACCATACATACGCTCGCCGGTTCGAAGAGATCTTCAAGCGCGCCGGTCTGTCATAA